In Scyliorhinus torazame isolate Kashiwa2021f chromosome 18, sScyTor2.1, whole genome shotgun sequence, the following are encoded in one genomic region:
- the LOC140395595 gene encoding inward rectifier potassium channel 16-like — protein MNFINLNYQTVSSEEDRRRLFKNGCYMQVNKRRYRKRFLRKDGNCNIHFKRTFGEWESYFSDIFTTLIDLKWRQMFLIFSLSYILSWLFFGFVYWVTAVIHGDLQTEEEDRTPCVVEVHSFTAAFLFSIETQTTIGYGSRCVTEECPFAVSMVTFQSVISCLINTFFIGVVVAKMSKARKRAQTIRFSNNAVIAVRNGKLCMMWRIGDFRESHIIEGTVRAELLQFKEYDDNKLSMEHQDLHIGIGNIILISPVIIVHEINEDSPLYDLSKKDLAEGDFEVIVTFVYSEDSTGNTHQSRSSYTPLEILWGHRFNEVLKDKPSYYKVNYSQFHKSQEVTTPECSAKALYSMQEHSINVLTVAGLDSEDGKCKSTVIPSHNEEQREEQYVYQKSEFVFRSLSMESEL, from the coding sequence ATGAATTTCATCAACTTGAATTATCAAACTGTGAGCTCTGAAGAAGACCGCAGGAGGCTCTTCAAAAATGGTTGCTACATGCAAGTCAACAAAAGGAGATACAGAAAACGATTTCTCCGAAAAGATGGAAACTGCAACATCCATTTTAAACGTACATTCGGTGAATGGGAAAGTTACTTTTCCGATATCTTCACTACGCTCATAGATCTCAAATGGAGACAAATGTTTCTGATCTTCTCCCTGTCGTATATATTGTCATGGCTATTTTTTGGTTTTGTTTACTGGGTCACAGCAGTTATCCATGGAGACTTACAAACTGAAGAAGAAGATCGTACCCCCTGTGTTGTCGAAGTTCACAGCTTCACTGCTGCTTTCCTGTTCTCCATTGAAACACAAACGACCATTGGCTACGGATCTCGTTGCGTGACAGAAGAGTGCCCCTTTGCTGTTTCAATGGTCACTTTCCAATCGGTGATAAGCTGTTTAATTAACACATTTTTCATAGGGGTCGTAGTGGCTAAAATGTCTAAGGCCAGAAAGAGAGCTCAAACAATTCGTTTCAGCAATAATGCAGTAATAGCTGTAAGAAATGGGAAACTATGCATGATGTGGCGTATTGGGGATTTCCGTGAGAGCCATATCATTGAAGGTACTGTTAGAGCTGAGTTACTCCAATTTAAGGAGTACGATGATAATAAGTTGTCTATGGAACACCAGGACTTGCACATAGGCATAGGCAATATCATCCTTATCAGTCCTGTCATTATTGTACATGAAATAAATGAAGACAGTCCACTCTATGACCTTAGCAAGAAAGACTTAGCTGAAGGTGATTTTGAAGTCATAGTTACATTTGTCTATTCGGAGGACTCAACAGGAAATACTCATCAGTCTCGGAGCTCGTACACACCTCTGGAGATCTTATGGGGTCACCGCTTTAATGAAGTTCTCAAAGACAAGCCAAGTTATTATAAAGTCAACTATTCCCAGTTTCACAAAAGTCAAGAAGTAACAACACCAGAATGCAGTGCCAAAGCGTTGTATTCCATGCAGGAACACAGCATCAATGTGCTTACTGTGGCTGGATTGGACAGCGAAGATGGAAAGTGTAAGAGCACAGTCATTCCAAGTCACAATGAAGAGCAACGGGAAGAACAATATGTGTACCAAAAGTCTGAATTTGTATTCAGAAGCCTATCCATGGAGTCAGAACTCTGA